A stretch of the Pedobacter sp. MC2016-14 genome encodes the following:
- a CDS encoding AIR synthase related protein: protein MSDNRYNQRGVSASKEDVHQAIKNIDKGIFPQAFCKIIPDILGNDDAYCNIMHADGAGTKSSLAYAYWKQTGDLSVWKGIAQDAIIMNLDDLICVGATENILLSSTIGRNKNLITGEVIAAVINGTEEILAELREQGISIYSTGGETADVGDLVRTIIVDSTVTCRMKRDEVISNHNIQAGDVIVGLSSSGQATYEKEYNGGMGSNGLTSARHDVFNKSVAETYPETYDPSVPFDLVFSGGKNLTDLVKIDEQTEVTAGKLVLSPTRTYAPVIKQVLEQFRSQIHGLVHCSGGAQTKVLHFINDDVHVIKDNLFPVPPLFALIQEQSGTDWKEMYKVFNMGHRMELYVPEAIASAIIELSKSFNIDAQIIGRVETSSQKQVTIQSDKGTFVYH, encoded by the coding sequence ATGAGTGATAACAGGTACAACCAGCGCGGCGTTTCTGCCTCCAAAGAAGATGTGCACCAGGCCATCAAAAACATAGATAAAGGTATTTTTCCACAAGCATTTTGTAAAATTATACCTGATATTTTAGGGAACGATGATGCCTATTGCAACATTATGCATGCGGATGGTGCAGGTACTAAATCCTCACTGGCCTATGCTTACTGGAAGCAAACCGGTGACCTTTCTGTATGGAAAGGAATTGCACAGGATGCCATCATCATGAACCTGGACGATTTGATTTGCGTTGGTGCTACAGAAAACATCCTGCTTTCATCTACCATCGGAAGAAATAAAAACTTAATTACAGGAGAAGTAATTGCTGCTGTTATTAATGGTACAGAGGAAATTCTGGCTGAACTTAGGGAACAGGGTATTTCTATCTACAGCACAGGCGGTGAGACTGCCGACGTAGGCGACCTTGTACGTACCATTATTGTAGATTCTACGGTAACTTGCAGGATGAAACGTGATGAGGTGATCAGTAACCACAACATACAGGCTGGTGATGTTATTGTAGGCTTATCTTCATCTGGACAGGCAACCTACGAAAAAGAATACAATGGAGGTATGGGTTCAAATGGTTTAACCTCGGCCAGACATGATGTTTTTAATAAATCTGTTGCGGAGACTTATCCTGAAACTTACGATCCTTCGGTACCTTTTGACCTGGTCTTTTCTGGTGGAAAAAACCTCACAGACCTTGTTAAGATTGATGAACAAACTGAGGTTACCGCTGGTAAGCTTGTTCTCTCTCCTACCCGTACTTATGCACCGGTTATTAAGCAAGTACTGGAGCAATTCAGATCTCAAATTCATGGACTGGTACATTGCAGTGGTGGTGCGCAGACTAAGGTGCTGCATTTCATTAATGATGATGTACATGTAATCAAGGACAACTTGTTTCCTGTCCCTCCTTTATTTGCACTGATCCAGGAGCAATCTGGCACTGATTGGAAAGAAATGTATAAGGTATTTAATATGGGCCATAGAATGGAGCTTTACGTTCCGGAAGCTATTGCTTCGGCTATCATTGAGCTTTCAAAAAGCTTTAATATTGATGCGCAGATTATTGGCCGCGTAGAGACATCATCGCAAAAGCAGGTTACTATTCAAAGTGACAAAGGAACTTTTGTGTATCACTAA